One Polaribacter sp. SA4-12 genomic window carries:
- a CDS encoding DUF1573 domain-containing protein: MSKEFIFILSLFLSIGISAQEFKFEKEIINYGKIKKGEDGKRIFEFTNIGKAPLIIEDIKTSCDCAVPKKPDQPIMPGEKATITVEYDTSNSGGFSKEIIIFSNAKESRKRIKIKGYITK; this comes from the coding sequence ATGAGTAAAGAATTTATATTTATTTTAAGCTTGTTTTTATCTATTGGGATTTCTGCACAAGAATTTAAGTTTGAAAAAGAAATTATTAATTACGGAAAAATAAAAAAAGGAGAAGACGGTAAACGTATTTTCGAATTTACCAACATTGGTAAAGCTCCTTTAATTATTGAAGATATTAAAACTTCTTGTGATTGTGCTGTGCCTAAAAAACCAGACCAACCAATAATGCCCGGTGAAAAAGCAACTATTACTGTAGAATATGACACTTCTAATTCAGGTGGTTTTTCTAAAGAAATTATTATTTTTTCGAATGCCAAAGAATCAAGAAAAAGAATTAAAATTAAAGGTTACATTACAAAATAA
- a CDS encoding DUF1573 domain-containing protein, with protein MKVFFTVLFLGLINFSATAQEFKFEEETINYGKIDKGSNGERIFVFTNVGDQPIIIKKIQSSCGCTVPKKPEKPVMPGEKGEIKVSYATNRVGGFSKSITIYSNAKNPTKVLRIKGLVNKGISLEKEKSILTDS; from the coding sequence ATGAAAGTATTTTTTACAGTATTATTTTTAGGTTTGATCAATTTTTCTGCAACAGCTCAAGAATTTAAATTTGAAGAGGAAACTATTAATTATGGTAAAATAGATAAAGGGTCGAATGGAGAAAGAATTTTTGTTTTTACAAATGTTGGAGACCAACCTATAATTATAAAAAAAATTCAATCTTCTTGTGGTTGTACGGTTCCTAAAAAACCAGAAAAACCAGTAATGCCAGGAGAAAAAGGAGAAATTAAAGTTTCTTACGCTACCAATAGAGTTGGTGGTTTTTCTAAATCTATTACGATTTACTCAAATGCAAAGAATCCTACAAAAGTACTTAGAATTAAAGGTCTTGTTAATAAAGGAATTTCTTTAGAGAAGGAAAAAAGTATTTTAACGGATAGTTAA